A stretch of Halocalculus aciditolerans DNA encodes these proteins:
- a CDS encoding alpha-ketoacid dehydrogenase subunit beta, whose protein sequence is MSGRDTDGEAGGDAADGERAGGGGETEMNLVTAVNETLARELHRDEAVRLLGYDLGPIGGVYRATDGLYETFGEDRVIDTPLSENGILGTAVGMAMRGERPVPEIQFLGFFYPAFGQFMYALAKMHKRSGGALDVPVTVRVPYGGGIKSSEYHSESTETFFVHTPGVRVVCPSTPRETKGLLAASVRSDDPVVFLEPKKIYRGFEEPVPDGDFTLPLDEARVVREGGDVTLIAWGAMVRRAETAADRVDADVEILDLRSLSPIDVDAVLDSVRRTGRCVVLHEARRTLGLGAELSALINEYALDSLRAPVKRATGYDVHFPGHQVEDAYMPDAQRAQYAVEAVMDYEF, encoded by the coding sequence ATGAGCGGACGCGACACCGACGGCGAGGCCGGCGGCGACGCGGCGGACGGCGAGCGGGCGGGCGGCGGAGGCGAGACGGAGATGAACCTCGTGACGGCGGTGAACGAGACGCTGGCGCGCGAACTCCACCGCGACGAGGCGGTCCGTCTCCTCGGCTACGACCTCGGCCCCATCGGCGGCGTCTACCGCGCCACCGACGGGCTCTACGAGACGTTCGGCGAGGACCGCGTGATTGACACGCCGCTCTCCGAGAACGGCATCCTCGGCACGGCGGTCGGGATGGCGATGCGCGGCGAGCGCCCCGTGCCCGAGATCCAGTTCCTCGGCTTCTTCTACCCGGCGTTCGGCCAGTTCATGTACGCGCTCGCGAAGATGCACAAGCGCTCCGGGGGCGCGCTCGACGTTCCTGTTACTGTTCGCGTGCCCTACGGCGGCGGCATCAAGTCGAGCGAGTACCACTCCGAGTCGACGGAGACGTTCTTCGTGCACACGCCGGGCGTCCGCGTCGTCTGCCCGAGCACACCCAGAGAGACGAAGGGCCTGCTCGCGGCGAGTGTTCGCTCTGATGACCCCGTCGTCTTCCTCGAACCGAAGAAGATCTACCGCGGCTTCGAGGAGCCCGTGCCGGACGGCGACTTCACGCTCCCGCTCGACGAGGCGCGCGTCGTCCGCGAGGGCGGGGACGTCACCCTCATCGCGTGGGGGGCGATGGTGCGGCGCGCGGAGACCGCCGCGGACCGCGTCGACGCGGACGTCGAAATCCTCGACCTCCGTTCGCTCTCCCCCATCGACGTCGACGCCGTCCTCGACTCCGTCCGGAGGACCGGGCGCTGCGTCGTCCTCCACGAGGCGCGGCGGACGCTCGGCCTCGGGGCGGAGCTCTCCGCACTGATTAACGAGTACGCGCTCGACTCGCTGCGAGCGCCCGTGAAGCGCGCGACGGGCTACGACGTCCACTTCCCCGGCCATCAGGTCGAGGACGCCTACATGCCGGACGCACAGCGCGCACAGTACGCCGTCGAGGCGGTGATGGACTATGAGTTCTGA
- a CDS encoding long-chain-fatty-acid--CoA ligase yields MNLVETVGEAAAAHPERPAIVYEDRELSYEAFWTRAGQFAQALVDRGLGAGTRVAVYLPNLPQFATAFHGTLRMGGVIVPMNPQYKRRELEHLLGDSGAEVVVTLPDLVQHVEPVRDDTNVEHVVSIGDDAGDVSFEGFLADDTHPVVDRDDDDVACQPYTSGTTGTPKGVLLTHENLHWDADAALDPVPGGVQPEDRHLGVLPLFHIYGMTVTMNATLFAGAAYYPVPEWNAKEVMELIEDEELTLIHAVPAMYNDMVNEPGDYDFSSVRFANSGGSALPMEVLRAFEDRFDVDLHEGYGLTETSPVTHANRVGERRAGSIGRALDGLQARVVTDDFEDVPPVEEGPVDESEVDLSEITGELVVAGPNVMKGYFERPQANEEAFTVEDGTRWFHTGDMAYHDEDGFYYLVDRKKHMIVTGGYNVYPREVEELLFEHPDVKDAAVVGIPDDRRGETVKAFVVPAPDATASPEDIKQYCLERLAAYKHPREVEFVDELPRTTTGKVQKFELND; encoded by the coding sequence ATGAATCTCGTCGAGACAGTCGGTGAGGCCGCGGCGGCGCACCCCGAGCGCCCCGCCATCGTCTACGAGGACCGCGAGCTCTCCTACGAGGCGTTCTGGACGCGCGCCGGCCAGTTCGCACAGGCGCTCGTCGACCGCGGCCTCGGCGCGGGGACGCGCGTCGCCGTCTACCTCCCGAACCTCCCGCAGTTCGCCACCGCCTTCCACGGCACGCTCCGCATGGGCGGCGTCATCGTCCCGATGAACCCCCAGTACAAGCGCCGCGAACTCGAACACCTCCTCGGCGATAGCGGCGCGGAAGTCGTCGTCACCCTCCCGGACCTCGTCCAGCACGTCGAACCAGTCCGAGACGACACGAACGTCGAACACGTCGTCTCCATCGGCGACGACGCCGGCGACGTCTCCTTCGAGGGCTTCCTCGCCGACGACACCCACCCCGTCGTCGACCGCGACGACGACGACGTCGCCTGCCAGCCCTACACCTCCGGCACGACTGGCACGCCGAAAGGCGTCCTCCTCACCCACGAGAACCTCCACTGGGACGCCGACGCCGCCCTCGACCCCGTCCCCGGCGGCGTCCAACCCGAAGACCGCCACCTCGGCGTCCTCCCCCTCTTCCACATCTACGGCATGACCGTCACGATGAACGCCACGCTCTTCGCCGGCGCGGCCTACTATCCTGTACCGGAGTGGAACGCGAAGGAGGTCATGGAACTCATCGAGGACGAGGAGCTCACGCTCATTCACGCCGTCCCCGCCATGTACAACGACATGGTGAACGAACCCGGCGACTACGACTTTTCCTCTGTGCGCTTCGCGAACTCCGGCGGTAGCGCGCTCCCCATGGAGGTCCTCCGCGCGTTCGAAGACCGCTTCGACGTCGACCTCCACGAGGGCTACGGCCTCACCGAGACCAGCCCCGTCACGCACGCGAACCGCGTCGGCGAACGCCGCGCCGGCAGCATCGGCCGCGCCCTCGACGGCCTCCAGGCCCGCGTCGTCACCGACGACTTCGAGGACGTCCCGCCCGTCGAAGAAGGCCCCGTCGACGAATCCGAAGTGGACCTCTCCGAGATCACGGGCGAACTCGTCGTCGCCGGCCCGAACGTCATGAAGGGCTACTTCGAGCGTCCGCAGGCCAACGAGGAGGCGTTCACCGTCGAAGACGGCACGCGTTGGTTCCACACCGGCGACATGGCCTACCACGACGAGGACGGTTTTTACTATCTCGTCGACCGCAAGAAGCACATGATCGTCACCGGCGGCTACAACGTCTACCCGCGCGAGGTCGAAGAGCTCCTCTTCGAACACCCGGACGTGAAGGACGCCGCAGTAGTAGGAATCCCGGACGACCGCCGCGGCGAAACGGTGAAAGCCTTCGTCGTCCCCGCGCCGGACGCCACCGCGAGCCCCGAGGACATCAAGCAGTACTGCCTCGAACGCCTCGCCGCCTACAAGCACCCCCGCGAGGTCGAGTTCGTCGACGAACTCCCCCGCACGACGACCGGCAAAGTCCAGAAGTTCGAGCTGAACGACTGA
- a CDS encoding acyl-CoA dehydrogenase family protein, translated as MAFQLSDEHRAIRQAVREFGENEIKPVAAEHDQERSYPYEVVEKAAELDLLAPNIPVEYGGPGMDTLSSVIVTEELWRADPGIGSAVGSRGFGSNMIQKYGDEWMKEEWLPRIANGESACCSCISEPAHGSNVAGIETRAEKDGDEYVINGDKMWITNGSIADVAVVMTVTDPDAESPHRGITAFLVPADTEGFEPTKINNKLGIRASDLAEIKLDDVRVPEENIIGELNKGFYQLMDFFASGRSSVASQAVGVAQAAIDAATDYANEREQGGKLIKDYQAVSHKIADMAANTEAARALTYRAASEVQSGDDQLATRFASMAKLTASENAVDVADDAIQVFGGAGFVSDHPVERYYRDARITKIYEGTSEIQRNIIADQVI; from the coding sequence ATGGCTTTCCAACTCTCAGACGAGCACCGCGCCATCCGACAGGCAGTGCGCGAGTTCGGCGAGAACGAAATCAAGCCCGTCGCGGCCGAGCACGACCAGGAGCGCTCCTACCCCTACGAGGTCGTCGAGAAGGCGGCGGAACTCGACCTCCTCGCGCCGAACATCCCCGTCGAGTACGGCGGCCCCGGTATGGACACGCTCTCCTCCGTTATCGTGACGGAGGAACTCTGGCGCGCGGACCCCGGCATCGGCTCCGCCGTCGGCTCCCGCGGCTTCGGGTCGAACATGATCCAGAAGTACGGCGACGAGTGGATGAAGGAGGAGTGGCTGCCGCGCATCGCCAACGGCGAGTCCGCGTGCTGTAGCTGTATCTCCGAGCCCGCGCACGGCTCGAACGTCGCCGGCATCGAGACGCGCGCCGAGAAAGACGGCGACGAGTACGTCATCAACGGCGACAAGATGTGGATCACGAACGGCTCTATCGCCGACGTCGCCGTCGTCATGACCGTCACCGACCCCGACGCGGAGAGCCCGCACCGCGGCATCACCGCGTTCCTCGTCCCCGCCGACACCGAGGGCTTCGAGCCGACGAAGATCAACAACAAGCTCGGCATTCGCGCCTCCGACCTCGCCGAGATCAAACTCGACGACGTCCGCGTCCCCGAGGAGAACATCATCGGCGAGCTCAACAAGGGCTTCTACCAGCTGATGGACTTCTTCGCGTCCGGGCGTTCCAGCGTCGCCTCCCAGGCTGTCGGCGTCGCGCAGGCCGCCATCGACGCCGCCACCGACTACGCGAACGAGCGCGAACAGGGCGGGAAGCTCATCAAGGACTACCAGGCCGTCTCCCACAAGATCGCGGACATGGCCGCGAACACCGAGGCCGCGCGCGCCCTCACCTACCGCGCCGCGAGCGAAGTCCAATCCGGCGACGATCAGCTCGCCACTCGCTTCGCCTCCATGGCGAAACTCACCGCCTCCGAGAACGCCGTCGACGTCGCCGACGACGCCATCCAGGTCTTCGGCGGTGCCGGCTTCGTCTCCGACCACCCCGTCGAGCGCTACTACCGCGACGCCCGCATCACGAAAATCTACGAGGGCACCAGCGAGATTCAGCGCAACATCATCGCCGACCAGGTCATCTAA
- a CDS encoding 3-hydroxyacyl-CoA dehydrogenase/enoyl-CoA hydratase family protein: MDVDEIERVAVLGAGNMGHGITEVVAMAGYQVTMRDIKDEFVEDGYESIQWSLEKLAEKDRLDDAPEDVLARIDTTTDLEEAVADVDLVVEAAPEQMELKHDIFSDLSEYAPEDAILATNTSSLSISEIQSAADDPSRVVGMHFFNPPVKMDLVEVIYGEDTDDETAETTYAFVESIGKTPIYVRKDVNGFVVNSVLGPFMDEAAWMVSNDEATIREADAAMVHERGYPMGPFELGDLTGIDVGYHVRKEAGKEIPPIIQEKVDAEELGRKTGKGYYDYEDGPGVDYEPDDAGSFDTLRVEARMVNEAAKLIGNDVATPDAVDTGMRLGAGFPEGPCARADELGLDVILEKLEDLHEETGKDRFEPADYLEALVADGKTGKDAGEGFYEYDTEGVGSYQYLNFAVTDAGVLEVELDRPERMNALSESLLEEIDHLLTNVDTDDVRCVVFEGAGDRAFSAGADITGFASVNPTDMSEVTPTFETVNDFPRPTLAKVDGFCLGAGLELALACDLRLATEDSAFGAPEIGLGLIPGGGGTQRLIRLLGETRAKEMVFRGNHVPAERAENWGLVNRAVPEDEFDDVVEEFVDDLAQGPPIALKVAKQVMNDGQDASLDAGLRMESQGFGLLFSTEDVVEGTTAFMEDRDPEFEGK; the protein is encoded by the coding sequence ATGGACGTAGACGAAATCGAACGCGTGGCCGTGCTCGGCGCGGGCAACATGGGTCACGGTATCACCGAAGTCGTCGCCATGGCGGGCTATCAGGTGACGATGCGGGACATCAAAGACGAGTTCGTCGAGGACGGCTACGAGAGCATCCAGTGGAGCCTGGAGAAGCTCGCGGAGAAAGACCGCCTCGACGACGCGCCCGAGGACGTCCTCGCGCGAATCGACACGACGACCGACCTGGAGGAGGCGGTGGCGGACGTCGACCTCGTCGTCGAGGCCGCGCCCGAGCAGATGGAGTTGAAACACGACATCTTCTCGGACCTCTCGGAGTACGCGCCCGAGGACGCGATTCTCGCGACGAACACGTCGAGTCTCTCCATCTCGGAGATTCAATCGGCGGCTGACGACCCGAGCCGGGTCGTCGGGATGCACTTCTTCAACCCGCCCGTGAAGATGGACCTCGTGGAGGTCATCTACGGCGAGGACACCGACGACGAGACCGCAGAGACGACCTACGCGTTCGTGGAGTCCATCGGGAAGACGCCGATCTACGTGCGGAAGGACGTGAACGGTTTCGTCGTGAACTCCGTCCTCGGGCCGTTCATGGACGAGGCCGCGTGGATGGTGTCGAACGACGAGGCGACGATTCGCGAGGCGGACGCGGCGATGGTGCACGAGCGCGGCTACCCGATGGGGCCGTTCGAACTCGGCGACCTCACCGGCATCGACGTCGGCTACCACGTGCGGAAGGAGGCGGGCAAGGAGATTCCGCCCATCATCCAGGAGAAAGTCGACGCGGAAGAGCTCGGCCGGAAGACCGGGAAGGGCTACTACGACTACGAGGACGGCCCGGGCGTCGACTACGAGCCGGACGACGCGGGGAGCTTCGATACGCTCCGCGTCGAGGCGCGGATGGTGAACGAGGCGGCGAAGCTCATCGGGAACGACGTCGCGACGCCGGACGCCGTCGACACCGGGATGCGCCTCGGTGCGGGCTTCCCCGAAGGCCCGTGTGCGCGCGCCGACGAACTCGGCCTCGACGTGATTCTCGAGAAACTCGAGGACCTCCACGAGGAGACCGGAAAGGACCGCTTCGAGCCCGCGGACTACCTCGAAGCGCTCGTCGCCGACGGAAAAACTGGGAAGGACGCCGGCGAGGGGTTCTACGAGTACGACACAGAGGGCGTCGGGAGCTACCAGTACCTCAACTTCGCGGTGACTGACGCGGGCGTACTGGAGGTCGAACTCGACCGCCCCGAGCGGATGAACGCGCTCTCCGAATCCCTCCTCGAAGAGATCGACCACCTCCTCACGAACGTCGACACGGACGACGTTCGGTGTGTGGTCTTCGAGGGCGCGGGCGACCGCGCGTTCTCCGCGGGCGCGGACATCACCGGGTTCGCGAGCGTGAACCCGACCGACATGTCCGAGGTGACGCCGACGTTCGAGACGGTGAACGACTTCCCGCGCCCGACGCTCGCGAAAGTCGACGGCTTCTGCCTCGGTGCGGGCCTCGAACTCGCGCTCGCCTGCGACCTCCGCCTCGCCACCGAGGACTCCGCGTTCGGCGCGCCCGAAATCGGCCTCGGCCTCATCCCCGGCGGCGGCGGCACGCAGCGCCTCATCCGCCTGCTCGGCGAGACGCGCGCGAAGGAGATGGTCTTCCGCGGGAACCACGTCCCCGCGGAGCGCGCCGAGAACTGGGGGCTCGTGAACCGCGCCGTCCCCGAAGACGAATTCGACGACGTAGTAGAAGAGTTCGTCGACGACCTCGCGCAGGGCCCGCCCATCGCCCTCAAGGTCGCGAAGCAGGTGATGAACGACGGCCAGGACGCCAGCCTCGACGCCGGCCTCCGCATGGAGAGCCAGGGCTTCGGCCTCCTCTTCAGCACGGAGGACGTCGTCGAAGGCACCACCGCCTTCATGGAGGACAGAGACCCCGAGTTCGAAGGGAAATAG
- a CDS encoding thiamine pyrophosphate-dependent dehydrogenase E1 component subunit alpha: MALWSERRPSDDFHRVLAPDGSLVGDPPELGDDELKRLYRSFLQTRRLEEKLLRMQRRGEISIIARSLGEEAVALGSAAALAAGDWCFPTYRQTAARAYWGSPVDRSVASLMGAETETVNEHLPPDEEGEGVVFTPPYVPLTVNVTNAVGSAMADRFRGTDTVSLAYVGEGSTSEGDFHEALNFAGVYDAPVVTVCQNNQWAISVPAHRQTAAETFAQKADAHGVPHERVDGNDVLAMYEATKEAVKNARDGGGPAFIEAVTYRRVEHNTADEPGVYRDEEEAEYWAERDPLDRFDAYLRREGVIDDDWVEAVGADVDAEVQAGVERAREVPESDPERMFDNHLHGEPSWTARHQRAELRAEQRGENPFTDFDGSGL, from the coding sequence ATGGCACTGTGGTCGGAGCGGCGGCCGAGCGACGACTTCCACCGGGTGCTCGCGCCCGACGGGAGCCTCGTCGGCGACCCGCCCGAACTCGGCGACGACGAGCTGAAGCGGCTCTACCGGTCGTTCCTCCAGACGCGGCGGTTGGAGGAGAAGCTGTTGCGGATGCAGCGCCGCGGCGAGATCAGCATCATCGCGCGGTCGCTCGGCGAGGAGGCGGTCGCGCTCGGCTCCGCCGCCGCGCTCGCAGCGGGCGACTGGTGTTTCCCCACGTACCGGCAGACGGCGGCGCGCGCCTACTGGGGGTCGCCCGTCGACCGCTCCGTCGCGTCGCTCATGGGCGCGGAGACGGAGACGGTGAACGAGCACTTGCCGCCGGACGAAGAGGGAGAAGGCGTCGTGTTCACGCCGCCCTACGTCCCGCTGACGGTGAACGTGACGAACGCCGTCGGCTCCGCGATGGCCGACCGATTCCGCGGGACGGACACCGTCTCGCTCGCCTACGTCGGCGAGGGGTCGACGAGCGAGGGCGACTTCCACGAGGCGCTCAACTTCGCCGGCGTCTACGACGCCCCCGTCGTCACGGTCTGCCAGAACAACCAGTGGGCCATCTCGGTTCCCGCGCACCGACAGACGGCCGCCGAGACGTTCGCGCAGAAGGCGGACGCGCACGGCGTCCCGCACGAGCGCGTCGACGGGAACGACGTTCTCGCGATGTACGAAGCAACGAAGGAGGCCGTGAAGAACGCGCGCGACGGCGGCGGCCCGGCGTTCATCGAGGCCGTCACCTACCGCCGCGTCGAGCACAACACCGCGGACGAACCCGGGGTCTACCGCGACGAGGAGGAAGCCGAATACTGGGCGGAGCGCGACCCGCTCGACCGCTTCGACGCCTACCTGCGGCGTGAAGGCGTCATCGACGACGACTGGGTCGAGGCGGTCGGAGCCGACGTCGACGCCGAGGTACAGGCCGGCGTCGAGCGCGCCCGCGAGGTCCCCGAATCCGACCCGGAGCGGATGTTCGACAACCACCTCCACGGCGAGCCGTCGTGGACTGCACGCCACCAGCGCGCCGAACTCCGCGCCGAGCAGCGAGGCGAGAACCCCTTCACCGACTTCGACGGGAGTGGCCTATGA
- a CDS encoding SDR family NAD(P)-dependent oxidoreductase gives MTSNASRFTEDTVFVTGAGAGIGRAIAERCAAEGATVVVTDVDTEGGEETVARIEDAGGDAAFHELDVTDREAFGAVVETTAERHGLDAIVNNAGIAPDNAFVEDVDADTLERVLDVNVRGVWNGCQAALPVFKEQGSGAIVNISSLGGILGLPKQGPYTLSKGAVLNFTRTVAAEAGYHGVRANAVCPGFVETQMGEAHFEHADDPAAARERMEREYPLQRLGYPEEVASAVAFLASDDASYVTGHGLVVDGGYSVS, from the coding sequence ATGACATCGAACGCGAGCCGATTCACGGAGGACACGGTCTTCGTCACCGGCGCGGGCGCGGGTATCGGGCGGGCCATCGCCGAGCGCTGCGCCGCCGAGGGCGCGACCGTCGTCGTCACCGACGTCGACACCGAGGGCGGCGAAGAGACCGTCGCGCGCATCGAGGACGCTGGCGGGGACGCCGCCTTCCACGAACTCGACGTCACCGACCGGGAGGCGTTCGGCGCGGTCGTGGAGACGACCGCCGAGCGCCACGGCCTCGACGCCATCGTGAACAACGCCGGCATCGCGCCGGACAACGCGTTCGTCGAGGACGTCGACGCCGACACCCTGGAGCGCGTGCTCGACGTGAACGTCCGCGGCGTCTGGAACGGCTGTCAGGCCGCCCTCCCCGTGTTCAAAGAGCAGGGTTCGGGCGCGATCGTGAACATCTCCTCGCTCGGCGGCATCCTCGGCCTCCCGAAGCAGGGGCCGTACACGCTCTCGAAGGGCGCGGTCCTGAACTTCACGCGGACCGTCGCCGCCGAAGCCGGCTACCACGGCGTGCGCGCGAACGCCGTCTGCCCCGGCTTCGTCGAGACGCAGATGGGCGAAGCCCACTTCGAGCACGCCGACGACCCCGCGGCCGCCCGCGAGCGCATGGAGCGCGAATACCCCCTCCAGCGCCTCGGCTACCCCGAGGAGGTCGCGAGCGCCGTCGCCTTCCTCGCCTCCGACGACGCGTCCTACGTCACGGGCCACGGCCTCGTCGTCGACGGCGGCTACTCGGTCTCGTAG
- a CDS encoding outer membrane protein assembly factor BamB family protein → MPSRRQFLTGLGAAGLAGVAGCAGSDDTGVQPGSDGSTTWPLPDYSPRSTAYASDAAAPRSRVTERWTVSTGRATGRAVIAGGRVFLPTADGLEARSLADGAEEWTLTGERSRWANAPSLVDGTLYATFRGEPGLRALDPATGAERWRVDTRDAIRAGVLPTNEGVVTGDESGRLYEVTPDGTVRATRDLLGAVAALATFAGEVLSVGTRGGQVYSLYHRGDRLQALWRRRVPGAVTDLAAAGGSGVYVTVFGNHAFRLMGGAHAGANAWTVPEMGEHLVAANDVFLTNQAAVTRLDTGPGMGQASTGWATDHGSCAPAAAGDTLYVGHGDTAGPPESGFVAALPLDASGFLGGPPRERFRHDVGGRPVGVSVADGALFVPVHRADGHALLALDPA, encoded by the coding sequence ATGCCCTCCAGACGCCAGTTCCTCACCGGCCTCGGGGCGGCCGGTCTCGCGGGAGTCGCCGGCTGCGCCGGGAGCGACGACACCGGCGTGCAGCCGGGGAGCGACGGGTCGACCACGTGGCCGCTCCCCGACTACTCCCCTCGGTCGACCGCGTACGCCTCCGACGCCGCTGCGCCCAGGTCACGTGTCACGGAGCGCTGGACCGTCTCGACCGGCCGCGCGACGGGGCGCGCGGTAATCGCCGGCGGCCGCGTCTTCCTCCCGACCGCCGACGGGCTCGAAGCCCGCTCGCTCGCCGACGGCGCAGAAGAATGGACGCTGACCGGCGAGCGCTCTCGCTGGGCGAACGCGCCCTCGCTCGTCGACGGCACGCTCTACGCGACCTTCCGCGGCGAGCCGGGGCTGCGCGCGCTCGACCCCGCGACGGGTGCGGAGCGCTGGCGCGTCGACACCCGCGATGCGATTCGCGCGGGCGTCCTCCCGACGAACGAAGGCGTCGTCACCGGAGACGAGAGCGGCCGGCTCTACGAGGTCACGCCGGACGGCACGGTGCGCGCGACCCGCGACCTCCTCGGCGCGGTCGCCGCGCTCGCGACGTTCGCCGGCGAGGTCCTCTCCGTCGGCACGCGCGGCGGCCAGGTCTACTCGCTCTACCACCGCGGCGACCGCCTCCAAGCGCTCTGGCGGCGTCGCGTCCCCGGGGCCGTCACCGACCTCGCGGCCGCGGGCGGCAGCGGCGTCTACGTCACCGTCTTCGGCAACCACGCCTTCCGGCTCATGGGCGGCGCGCACGCCGGCGCGAACGCCTGGACGGTCCCGGAGATGGGCGAACACCTCGTCGCCGCGAACGACGTCTTCCTCACCAATCAGGCCGCCGTCACCCGTCTCGACACCGGTCCCGGGATGGGGCAGGCCTCGACGGGATGGGCGACCGACCACGGGAGCTGCGCGCCCGCCGCCGCCGGCGACACCCTCTACGTCGGCCACGGCGACACCGCCGGCCCCCCGGAGTCCGGCTTCGTCGCCGCCCTCCCCCTCGACGCCAGCGGCTTCCTCGGCGGACCGCCCCGCGAGCGCTTCCGCCACGACGTCGGCGGCCGCCCCGTCGGCGTCTCCGTCGCCGACGGCGCGCTCTTCGTCCCCGTCCACCGCGCCGACGGTCACGCCCTCCTCGCACTCGACCCCGCCTGA
- a CDS encoding winged helix-turn-helix domain-containing protein produces MAEDAPDWEFKERDIVILRELARDPQISSRELTDVLDAEYDIDVSHVTVSESIRKMRDAGVFREAIIPNEDYFIFGLFEFKFNPEHFADEWHDAMTYIRDSKNTLLYFLSDGEYQWKSVMMFPSRNAESRWIHEFYKEHGKVVSNIRNSVMTNVLKFASEPELFDTLSETKRR; encoded by the coding sequence ATGGCCGAGGACGCACCCGACTGGGAGTTCAAAGAACGCGACATCGTCATCCTCCGCGAACTCGCCCGCGACCCACAGATTAGCTCGCGCGAACTCACCGACGTGCTCGACGCCGAGTACGACATCGACGTCTCACACGTCACCGTCAGCGAATCCATCCGGAAGATGCGGGACGCCGGCGTCTTCAGGGAGGCCATCATCCCCAACGAGGACTACTTCATCTTCGGGCTCTTCGAGTTCAAATTCAACCCCGAGCACTTCGCCGACGAGTGGCACGACGCGATGACGTACATCCGCGACTCCAAGAACACCCTCCTCTACTTCCTCTCCGACGGCGAGTACCAGTGGAAATCCGTCATGATGTTCCCCTCCCGGAACGCCGAATCCCGCTGGATCCACGAGTTCTACAAAGAACACGGCAAAGTCGTCTCCAACATCCGGAACTCCGTCATGACGAACGTCCTCAAGTTCGCCAGCGAACCCGAACTCTTCGACACCCTCTCCGAGACGAAACGCCGGTAA
- a CDS encoding FAS1-like dehydratase domain-containing protein, protein MPTIPFADIEAQVGETHRTAEGLRVEAGKVAEFARAVRDPAPIYTDADAAQNAGFDAIPAPPTFTRTAAFPRYRPEGIDADLGFDLGFEQANILHGEQRYRYDRPLVVGDELYGETTLEDAFQREGRRADLTFAVLRTDFYDADDERVQSAWNTRIETSGAPSESAETGDPLADPDHSTDPLERRDFVQYAGASGDFNPIHYDEPFATGAGHPSVFAQGMFTAGVASRVARERIGLRDLAGFRTRFAAQVFPDDTLHVALDATESDEESENDEDYAVTVKTGEGRTVATGGVTTR, encoded by the coding sequence ATGCCGACGATTCCGTTCGCGGACATCGAAGCACAGGTCGGGGAGACGCATCGAACCGCCGAGGGCCTCCGGGTCGAGGCGGGGAAGGTCGCGGAGTTCGCGCGCGCCGTCCGCGACCCAGCGCCGATTTACACGGACGCCGACGCCGCGCAGAATGCCGGATTCGACGCGATTCCCGCGCCGCCGACGTTCACGCGCACCGCCGCCTTCCCCCGGTATCGCCCCGAGGGCATCGACGCGGACCTCGGATTCGACCTCGGGTTCGAGCAGGCGAACATCCTCCACGGCGAGCAGCGCTACCGCTACGACCGCCCGCTCGTCGTCGGCGACGAACTCTACGGCGAGACCACGCTCGAAGACGCGTTCCAGCGGGAGGGGCGGCGCGCCGACCTCACGTTCGCCGTGCTGCGGACGGACTTCTACGACGCGGACGACGAGCGCGTGCAGTCCGCGTGGAACACCCGCATCGAGACGAGCGGCGCGCCGAGCGAGAGCGCGGAGACCGGCGACCCGCTCGCCGACCCCGACCACTCGACGGACCCACTGGAACGCCGCGACTTCGTGCAGTACGCGGGCGCGAGCGGCGACTTCAACCCGATTCACTACGACGAGCCGTTCGCCACCGGAGCCGGCCACCCGAGCGTCTTCGCGCAGGGGATGTTCACCGCCGGCGTCGCCTCCCGCGTCGCCCGCGAGCGAATCGGCCTCCGCGACCTCGCCGGCTTCCGCACGCGCTTCGCCGCCCAGGTCTTCCCCGACGACACCCTCCACGTCGCCCTCGACGCGACCGAGAGCGACGAGGAGAGCGAGAACGACGAGGACTACGCCGTGACGGTCAAGACCGGCGAGGGACGGACGGTCGCGACGGGCGGCGTCACGACCCGCTGA